The following proteins are encoded in a genomic region of Cataglyphis hispanica isolate Lineage 1 chromosome 1, ULB_Chis1_1.0, whole genome shotgun sequence:
- the LOC126851322 gene encoding uncharacterized protein LOC126851322, translating into MAVLGSCWSPCVWTNSVKTGCKAIAFYTVAISIVLITLISYQLTGGDSTQIYNPLFEADVRGSMQVAGGCLITYLLLLMISALLMVYGIKEGVRGWLLPWLFGWFLVCLFQLIFGLWLLGGYYIYLDSVFATLCNWLWMSYNIYCWLVVLSMYKIFAKLQSPNIELLWP; encoded by the exons ATGGCAGTTTTGGGATCTTGTTGGTCGCCATGCGTTTGGACAAACAGTGTTAAAACTGGCTGTAAAGCTATAGCGTTTTACACAGTG gCAATTAGTATAgtgttaattacattaatatccTATCAATTGACTGGTGGCGATTCCACACAGATATACAATCCGTTATTTGAGGCTGACGTGAGAGGCT ccATGCAAGTTGCCGGAGGCTGCCTAATCACTTATCTGCTTTTATTGATGATAAGTGCCTTATTAATGGTTTATGGCATAAAAGAAGGTGTACGTGGATGGTTATTGCCGTGGCTTTTTGGATGGTTTCTCGTTTGCTTGTTCCAGTTAATCTTTGGACTGTGGCTATTAGGCGGTTACTATATTTAT TTGGATTCCGTGTTTGCGACATTGTGCAATTGGCTCTGGATGTCCTATAAT atatactGTTGGTTGGTTGTTTTAtcaatgtacaaaatatttgcaaaactgCAATCTCCCAACATAGAACTTTTGTGGCCTTAA